From one Anopheles bellator chromosome 1, idAnoBellAS_SP24_06.2, whole genome shotgun sequence genomic stretch:
- the LOC131211838 gene encoding cytoplasmic dynein 1 intermediate chain-like isoform X3 produces the protein MDRKAELERKKAKLQALREEKDRRRKEKEQKDLEEATGKMGTTEANPRKDLDEMLSSLGVAPVSEVLSSLSSVNSATSDHSATLTPDTSLQPSTDGQNCRKKAVNLSLVSVQATNIPPKETVVYTKQTQTNSTGGHERDAHATDYYDEYNLNPGLEWEDEITVLTYGDGQGDDEENSLTHIDHGFHSKLPPGILPHGLPTVKEVAPAITPQEQKKDDLKEVKELSAEQKQMIILSEDFQRFILRAGKVMERALSEKVDIYTDYIGGSDEDDMGDEKTQARLSLNRSFYCDRWSKNRCVTSFDWSTYYPELMVASYHSNEECPNEPDGVVIVWNTKFKKQTPEEVFHCQSAVISTCFAKFHPNLILGGTYSGQIVLWDNRVQKRTPIQRTPLSASAHTQPVYCLSMVGTQNAHNVISISSDGKLCSWSLDMLSQPQDVLELQHRQSKAISVTCMAFPHNEVNNFVLGSEDGYVYSASRHGNRSGIGETYEKHLGPVTGISAHHNQSSPDFGHLFLTSSIDWTIKLWSLKDNRPLYSFEDNSHYVMDVAWSPTHPALFAGVDGGGRLDLWNLNQDTEVPTASVTVEGQPALNRVSWTPSGLHVTVGDENGRIYVYDVAENLANPRMDEWNKLSAVLYDLKINQTDEFDEMDKKSPVPQNTSLNSLTSLTSSPLI, from the exons ATGGATCGCAAAGCAGAGCTAGAGCGTAAAAAGGCCAAACTGCAGGCGCTCCGAGAGGAGAAAGATcggcggcggaaggaaaaggaacaGAAAGACTTAGAGGAAGCAACGGGAAAAATGGGCACCACCGAAGCTAACCCTAGAAA AGATTTGGATGAAATGCTCTCGTCACTTGGTGTTGCCCCGGTATCGGAAGTTCTTTCATCATTGTCATCGGTGAATTCCGCCACATCGGACCATTCTGCAACACTCACTCCCGATACTAGTCTGCAACCCAGCACGGACGGACAGAA TTGTAGAAAGAAGGCGGTCAATCTGAGCCTGGTGTCCGTGCAAGCTACCAACATTCCGCCGAAAGAGACGGTTGTTTACACTAAGCAGACACAAACGAACAGTACCGGCGGTCATGAGCGTGACG CTCATGCCACCGATTACTACG ATGAATACAATCTTAATCCCGGTTTAGAATGGGAGGATGAGATTACAG TGCTTACTTATGGCGACGGTCAAGGTGACGATGAGGAAAACTCTTTGACTCACATCGACCACGGATTTCATTCGAAGCTGCCCCCCGGCATTCTGCCGCATGGCTTACCGACGGTGAAGGAAGTGGCCCCGGCAATAACACCCCAAGAGCAGAAGAAGGACGATCTAAAGGAAG TGAAGGAGCTGTCCGCCGAGCAGAAGCAAATGATTATTCTGTCGGAAGATTTTCAACGATTTATACTGCGCGCAGGAAAAGTTATGGAGCGTGCACTGTCCGAGAAGGTCGACATTTACACCGACTACATTGGCGGCAGTGATGAAGATGATATGGG CGATGAAAAAACCCAGGCTCGTCTGTCACTCAATCGTTCTTTCTACTGCGATCGCTGGTCGAAGAACCGATGCGTTACGTCGTTCGACTGGTCCACATACTATCCAGAGTTAATGGTTGCCTCGTACCACAGCAACGAGGAGTGTCCGAACGAACCGGACGGCGTGGTAATTGTGTGGAACACAAAGTTCAAGAAACAAACGCCCGAGGAGGTGTTCCACTGTCAGAGTGCCGTCATATCGACCTGCTTCGCGAAGTTTCACCCGAATCTAATCCTCGGTGGAACCTACTCCGGACAGATCGTACTGTGGGACAATCGGGTACAAAAGCGAACACCAATTCAACGCACACCACTCAGCGCTAGCGCTCATACG CAACCCGTTTATTGCCTCTCGATGGTTGGTACGCAGAATGCCCATAACGTCATCTCGATAAGCTCAGACGGCAAGCTTTGCTCGTGGAGTCTTGACATGCTCTCTCAGCCACAGGATGTGTTGGAGCTGCAACACCGCCAGTCAAAGGCGATTTCGGTCACGTGCATGGCCTTCCCTCATAACGAGGTGAACAATTTCGTACTGGGCAGCGAAGATGGGTACGTGTACTCGGCCAGTCGTCATGGCAATCGGTCCGGCATTGGGGAAACCTACGAGAAGCACCTGGGGCCGGTGACTGGCATTTCGGCGCACCACAACCAGTCCTCACCCGATTTCGGACATCTCTTCCTTACCTCTTCCATTGATTGGACGATCAAACTGTGGAGCCTCAAGGACAACCGACCGTTGTATTCATTCGAGGACAATTCGCACTATGTGATGGATGTGGCATGGTCACCGACCCATCCAGCTCTGTTCGCTGGTGTGGATGGAGGCGGACGGCTCGACTTGTGGAATCTTAACCAAGATACGGAGGTACCGACGGCGTCAGTGACCGTTGAAGGACAACCGGCACTGAACCGGGTTTCCTGGACGCCGTCTGGGTTGCATGTGACggttggtgatgaaaatggtCGCATTTACGTGTACGATGTGGCCGAAAATCTGGCCAATCCACGCATGGACGAGTGGAACAAGTTAAGCGCCGTATTGTATGATCTGAAGATCAACCAAACAGACGAGTTTGATGAGATGGATAAAAAGTCGCCGGTGCCACAAAACACGTCGCTCAACTCGCTCACGTCGCTTACCAGTTCGCCGCTCATATGA
- the LOC131211838 gene encoding cytoplasmic dynein 1 intermediate chain-like isoform X6, translating to MDRKAELERKKAKLQALREEKDRRRKEKEQKDLEEATGKMGTTEANPRKDLDEMLSSLGVAPVSEVLSSLSSVNSATSDHSATLTPDTSLQPSTDGQNCRKKAVNLSLVSVQATNIPPKETVVYTKQTQTNSTGGHERDAHATDYYDEYNLNPGLEWEDEITGDDEENSLTHIDHGFHSKLPPGILPHGLPTVKEVAPAITPQEQKKDDLKEVKELSAEQKQMIILSEDFQRFILRAGKVMERALSEKVDIYTDYIGGSDEDDMGDEKTQARLSLNRSFYCDRWSKNRCVTSFDWSTYYPELMVASYHSNEECPNEPDGVVIVWNTKFKKQTPEEVFHCQSAVISTCFAKFHPNLILGGTYSGQIVLWDNRVQKRTPIQRTPLSASAHTQPVYCLSMVGTQNAHNVISISSDGKLCSWSLDMLSQPQDVLELQHRQSKAISVTCMAFPHNEVNNFVLGSEDGYVYSASRHGNRSGIGETYEKHLGPVTGISAHHNQSSPDFGHLFLTSSIDWTIKLWSLKDNRPLYSFEDNSHYVMDVAWSPTHPALFAGVDGGGRLDLWNLNQDTEVPTASVTVEGQPALNRVSWTPSGLHVTVGDENGRIYVYDVAENLANPRMDEWNKLSAVLYDLKINQTDEFDEMDKKSPVPQNTSLNSLTSLTSSPLI from the exons ATGGATCGCAAAGCAGAGCTAGAGCGTAAAAAGGCCAAACTGCAGGCGCTCCGAGAGGAGAAAGATcggcggcggaaggaaaaggaacaGAAAGACTTAGAGGAAGCAACGGGAAAAATGGGCACCACCGAAGCTAACCCTAGAAA AGATTTGGATGAAATGCTCTCGTCACTTGGTGTTGCCCCGGTATCGGAAGTTCTTTCATCATTGTCATCGGTGAATTCCGCCACATCGGACCATTCTGCAACACTCACTCCCGATACTAGTCTGCAACCCAGCACGGACGGACAGAA TTGTAGAAAGAAGGCGGTCAATCTGAGCCTGGTGTCCGTGCAAGCTACCAACATTCCGCCGAAAGAGACGGTTGTTTACACTAAGCAGACACAAACGAACAGTACCGGCGGTCATGAGCGTGACG CTCATGCCACCGATTACTACG ATGAATACAATCTTAATCCCGGTTTAGAATGGGAGGATGAGATTACAG GTGACGATGAGGAAAACTCTTTGACTCACATCGACCACGGATTTCATTCGAAGCTGCCCCCCGGCATTCTGCCGCATGGCTTACCGACGGTGAAGGAAGTGGCCCCGGCAATAACACCCCAAGAGCAGAAGAAGGACGATCTAAAGGAAG TGAAGGAGCTGTCCGCCGAGCAGAAGCAAATGATTATTCTGTCGGAAGATTTTCAACGATTTATACTGCGCGCAGGAAAAGTTATGGAGCGTGCACTGTCCGAGAAGGTCGACATTTACACCGACTACATTGGCGGCAGTGATGAAGATGATATGGG CGATGAAAAAACCCAGGCTCGTCTGTCACTCAATCGTTCTTTCTACTGCGATCGCTGGTCGAAGAACCGATGCGTTACGTCGTTCGACTGGTCCACATACTATCCAGAGTTAATGGTTGCCTCGTACCACAGCAACGAGGAGTGTCCGAACGAACCGGACGGCGTGGTAATTGTGTGGAACACAAAGTTCAAGAAACAAACGCCCGAGGAGGTGTTCCACTGTCAGAGTGCCGTCATATCGACCTGCTTCGCGAAGTTTCACCCGAATCTAATCCTCGGTGGAACCTACTCCGGACAGATCGTACTGTGGGACAATCGGGTACAAAAGCGAACACCAATTCAACGCACACCACTCAGCGCTAGCGCTCATACG CAACCCGTTTATTGCCTCTCGATGGTTGGTACGCAGAATGCCCATAACGTCATCTCGATAAGCTCAGACGGCAAGCTTTGCTCGTGGAGTCTTGACATGCTCTCTCAGCCACAGGATGTGTTGGAGCTGCAACACCGCCAGTCAAAGGCGATTTCGGTCACGTGCATGGCCTTCCCTCATAACGAGGTGAACAATTTCGTACTGGGCAGCGAAGATGGGTACGTGTACTCGGCCAGTCGTCATGGCAATCGGTCCGGCATTGGGGAAACCTACGAGAAGCACCTGGGGCCGGTGACTGGCATTTCGGCGCACCACAACCAGTCCTCACCCGATTTCGGACATCTCTTCCTTACCTCTTCCATTGATTGGACGATCAAACTGTGGAGCCTCAAGGACAACCGACCGTTGTATTCATTCGAGGACAATTCGCACTATGTGATGGATGTGGCATGGTCACCGACCCATCCAGCTCTGTTCGCTGGTGTGGATGGAGGCGGACGGCTCGACTTGTGGAATCTTAACCAAGATACGGAGGTACCGACGGCGTCAGTGACCGTTGAAGGACAACCGGCACTGAACCGGGTTTCCTGGACGCCGTCTGGGTTGCATGTGACggttggtgatgaaaatggtCGCATTTACGTGTACGATGTGGCCGAAAATCTGGCCAATCCACGCATGGACGAGTGGAACAAGTTAAGCGCCGTATTGTATGATCTGAAGATCAACCAAACAGACGAGTTTGATGAGATGGATAAAAAGTCGCCGGTGCCACAAAACACGTCGCTCAACTCGCTCACGTCGCTTACCAGTTCGCCGCTCATATGA
- the LOC131211838 gene encoding cytoplasmic dynein 1 intermediate chain-like isoform X13 encodes MDRKAELERKKAKLQALREEKDRRRKEKEQKDLEEATGKMGTTEANPRKDLDEMLSSLGVAPVSEVLSSLSSVNSATSDHSATLTPDTSLQPSTDGQKKKAVNLSLVSVQATNIPPKETVVYTKQTQTNSTGGHERDVLTYGDGQGDDEENSLTHIDHGFHSKLPPGILPHGLPTVKEVAPAITPQEQKKDDLKEVKELSAEQKQMIILSEDFQRFILRAGKVMERALSEKVDIYTDYIGGSDEDDMGDEKTQARLSLNRSFYCDRWSKNRCVTSFDWSTYYPELMVASYHSNEECPNEPDGVVIVWNTKFKKQTPEEVFHCQSAVISTCFAKFHPNLILGGTYSGQIVLWDNRVQKRTPIQRTPLSASAHTQPVYCLSMVGTQNAHNVISISSDGKLCSWSLDMLSQPQDVLELQHRQSKAISVTCMAFPHNEVNNFVLGSEDGYVYSASRHGNRSGIGETYEKHLGPVTGISAHHNQSSPDFGHLFLTSSIDWTIKLWSLKDNRPLYSFEDNSHYVMDVAWSPTHPALFAGVDGGGRLDLWNLNQDTEVPTASVTVEGQPALNRVSWTPSGLHVTVGDENGRIYVYDVAENLANPRMDEWNKLSAVLYDLKINQTDEFDEMDKKSPVPQNTSLNSLTSLTSSPLI; translated from the exons ATGGATCGCAAAGCAGAGCTAGAGCGTAAAAAGGCCAAACTGCAGGCGCTCCGAGAGGAGAAAGATcggcggcggaaggaaaaggaacaGAAAGACTTAGAGGAAGCAACGGGAAAAATGGGCACCACCGAAGCTAACCCTAGAAA AGATTTGGATGAAATGCTCTCGTCACTTGGTGTTGCCCCGGTATCGGAAGTTCTTTCATCATTGTCATCGGTGAATTCCGCCACATCGGACCATTCTGCAACACTCACTCCCGATACTAGTCTGCAACCCAGCACGGACGGACAGAA AAAGAAGGCGGTCAATCTGAGCCTGGTGTCCGTGCAAGCTACCAACATTCCGCCGAAAGAGACGGTTGTTTACACTAAGCAGACACAAACGAACAGTACCGGCGGTCATGAGCGTGACG TGCTTACTTATGGCGACGGTCAAGGTGACGATGAGGAAAACTCTTTGACTCACATCGACCACGGATTTCATTCGAAGCTGCCCCCCGGCATTCTGCCGCATGGCTTACCGACGGTGAAGGAAGTGGCCCCGGCAATAACACCCCAAGAGCAGAAGAAGGACGATCTAAAGGAAG TGAAGGAGCTGTCCGCCGAGCAGAAGCAAATGATTATTCTGTCGGAAGATTTTCAACGATTTATACTGCGCGCAGGAAAAGTTATGGAGCGTGCACTGTCCGAGAAGGTCGACATTTACACCGACTACATTGGCGGCAGTGATGAAGATGATATGGG CGATGAAAAAACCCAGGCTCGTCTGTCACTCAATCGTTCTTTCTACTGCGATCGCTGGTCGAAGAACCGATGCGTTACGTCGTTCGACTGGTCCACATACTATCCAGAGTTAATGGTTGCCTCGTACCACAGCAACGAGGAGTGTCCGAACGAACCGGACGGCGTGGTAATTGTGTGGAACACAAAGTTCAAGAAACAAACGCCCGAGGAGGTGTTCCACTGTCAGAGTGCCGTCATATCGACCTGCTTCGCGAAGTTTCACCCGAATCTAATCCTCGGTGGAACCTACTCCGGACAGATCGTACTGTGGGACAATCGGGTACAAAAGCGAACACCAATTCAACGCACACCACTCAGCGCTAGCGCTCATACG CAACCCGTTTATTGCCTCTCGATGGTTGGTACGCAGAATGCCCATAACGTCATCTCGATAAGCTCAGACGGCAAGCTTTGCTCGTGGAGTCTTGACATGCTCTCTCAGCCACAGGATGTGTTGGAGCTGCAACACCGCCAGTCAAAGGCGATTTCGGTCACGTGCATGGCCTTCCCTCATAACGAGGTGAACAATTTCGTACTGGGCAGCGAAGATGGGTACGTGTACTCGGCCAGTCGTCATGGCAATCGGTCCGGCATTGGGGAAACCTACGAGAAGCACCTGGGGCCGGTGACTGGCATTTCGGCGCACCACAACCAGTCCTCACCCGATTTCGGACATCTCTTCCTTACCTCTTCCATTGATTGGACGATCAAACTGTGGAGCCTCAAGGACAACCGACCGTTGTATTCATTCGAGGACAATTCGCACTATGTGATGGATGTGGCATGGTCACCGACCCATCCAGCTCTGTTCGCTGGTGTGGATGGAGGCGGACGGCTCGACTTGTGGAATCTTAACCAAGATACGGAGGTACCGACGGCGTCAGTGACCGTTGAAGGACAACCGGCACTGAACCGGGTTTCCTGGACGCCGTCTGGGTTGCATGTGACggttggtgatgaaaatggtCGCATTTACGTGTACGATGTGGCCGAAAATCTGGCCAATCCACGCATGGACGAGTGGAACAAGTTAAGCGCCGTATTGTATGATCTGAAGATCAACCAAACAGACGAGTTTGATGAGATGGATAAAAAGTCGCCGGTGCCACAAAACACGTCGCTCAACTCGCTCACGTCGCTTACCAGTTCGCCGCTCATATGA
- the LOC131211838 gene encoding cytoplasmic dynein 1 intermediate chain-like isoform X1: MDRKAELERKKAKLQALREEKDRRRKEKEQKDLEEATGKMGTTEANPRKDLDEMLSSLGVAPVSEVLSSLSSVNSATSDHSATLTPDTSLQPSTDGQNCRKKAVNLSLVSVQATNIPPKETVVYTKQTQTNSTGGHERDGYMEDWWRPRKAHATDYYDEYNLNPGLEWEDEITVLTYGDGQGDDEENSLTHIDHGFHSKLPPGILPHGLPTVKEVAPAITPQEQKKDDLKEVKELSAEQKQMIILSEDFQRFILRAGKVMERALSEKVDIYTDYIGGSDEDDMGDEKTQARLSLNRSFYCDRWSKNRCVTSFDWSTYYPELMVASYHSNEECPNEPDGVVIVWNTKFKKQTPEEVFHCQSAVISTCFAKFHPNLILGGTYSGQIVLWDNRVQKRTPIQRTPLSASAHTQPVYCLSMVGTQNAHNVISISSDGKLCSWSLDMLSQPQDVLELQHRQSKAISVTCMAFPHNEVNNFVLGSEDGYVYSASRHGNRSGIGETYEKHLGPVTGISAHHNQSSPDFGHLFLTSSIDWTIKLWSLKDNRPLYSFEDNSHYVMDVAWSPTHPALFAGVDGGGRLDLWNLNQDTEVPTASVTVEGQPALNRVSWTPSGLHVTVGDENGRIYVYDVAENLANPRMDEWNKLSAVLYDLKINQTDEFDEMDKKSPVPQNTSLNSLTSLTSSPLI, translated from the exons ATGGATCGCAAAGCAGAGCTAGAGCGTAAAAAGGCCAAACTGCAGGCGCTCCGAGAGGAGAAAGATcggcggcggaaggaaaaggaacaGAAAGACTTAGAGGAAGCAACGGGAAAAATGGGCACCACCGAAGCTAACCCTAGAAA AGATTTGGATGAAATGCTCTCGTCACTTGGTGTTGCCCCGGTATCGGAAGTTCTTTCATCATTGTCATCGGTGAATTCCGCCACATCGGACCATTCTGCAACACTCACTCCCGATACTAGTCTGCAACCCAGCACGGACGGACAGAA TTGTAGAAAGAAGGCGGTCAATCTGAGCCTGGTGTCCGTGCAAGCTACCAACATTCCGCCGAAAGAGACGGTTGTTTACACTAAGCAGACACAAACGAACAGTACCGGCGGTCATGAGCGTGACG GATATATGGAGGATTGGTGGAGACCGCGCAAAG CTCATGCCACCGATTACTACG ATGAATACAATCTTAATCCCGGTTTAGAATGGGAGGATGAGATTACAG TGCTTACTTATGGCGACGGTCAAGGTGACGATGAGGAAAACTCTTTGACTCACATCGACCACGGATTTCATTCGAAGCTGCCCCCCGGCATTCTGCCGCATGGCTTACCGACGGTGAAGGAAGTGGCCCCGGCAATAACACCCCAAGAGCAGAAGAAGGACGATCTAAAGGAAG TGAAGGAGCTGTCCGCCGAGCAGAAGCAAATGATTATTCTGTCGGAAGATTTTCAACGATTTATACTGCGCGCAGGAAAAGTTATGGAGCGTGCACTGTCCGAGAAGGTCGACATTTACACCGACTACATTGGCGGCAGTGATGAAGATGATATGGG CGATGAAAAAACCCAGGCTCGTCTGTCACTCAATCGTTCTTTCTACTGCGATCGCTGGTCGAAGAACCGATGCGTTACGTCGTTCGACTGGTCCACATACTATCCAGAGTTAATGGTTGCCTCGTACCACAGCAACGAGGAGTGTCCGAACGAACCGGACGGCGTGGTAATTGTGTGGAACACAAAGTTCAAGAAACAAACGCCCGAGGAGGTGTTCCACTGTCAGAGTGCCGTCATATCGACCTGCTTCGCGAAGTTTCACCCGAATCTAATCCTCGGTGGAACCTACTCCGGACAGATCGTACTGTGGGACAATCGGGTACAAAAGCGAACACCAATTCAACGCACACCACTCAGCGCTAGCGCTCATACG CAACCCGTTTATTGCCTCTCGATGGTTGGTACGCAGAATGCCCATAACGTCATCTCGATAAGCTCAGACGGCAAGCTTTGCTCGTGGAGTCTTGACATGCTCTCTCAGCCACAGGATGTGTTGGAGCTGCAACACCGCCAGTCAAAGGCGATTTCGGTCACGTGCATGGCCTTCCCTCATAACGAGGTGAACAATTTCGTACTGGGCAGCGAAGATGGGTACGTGTACTCGGCCAGTCGTCATGGCAATCGGTCCGGCATTGGGGAAACCTACGAGAAGCACCTGGGGCCGGTGACTGGCATTTCGGCGCACCACAACCAGTCCTCACCCGATTTCGGACATCTCTTCCTTACCTCTTCCATTGATTGGACGATCAAACTGTGGAGCCTCAAGGACAACCGACCGTTGTATTCATTCGAGGACAATTCGCACTATGTGATGGATGTGGCATGGTCACCGACCCATCCAGCTCTGTTCGCTGGTGTGGATGGAGGCGGACGGCTCGACTTGTGGAATCTTAACCAAGATACGGAGGTACCGACGGCGTCAGTGACCGTTGAAGGACAACCGGCACTGAACCGGGTTTCCTGGACGCCGTCTGGGTTGCATGTGACggttggtgatgaaaatggtCGCATTTACGTGTACGATGTGGCCGAAAATCTGGCCAATCCACGCATGGACGAGTGGAACAAGTTAAGCGCCGTATTGTATGATCTGAAGATCAACCAAACAGACGAGTTTGATGAGATGGATAAAAAGTCGCCGGTGCCACAAAACACGTCGCTCAACTCGCTCACGTCGCTTACCAGTTCGCCGCTCATATGA